One Colius striatus isolate bColStr4 chromosome 8, bColStr4.1.hap1, whole genome shotgun sequence genomic region harbors:
- the NSMCE4A gene encoding non-structural maintenance of chromosomes element 4 homolog A: MSEANGSGDFALSPSSGSSRGAERGRLSQPSTSRNGAVPKRKPTRVPSSPHLHATEEEEELEAVGEQLPAADDEHRRRVIRHQYRELISSVQQNHEDMLSSKSNRLTEALEEANKLFSGVSCAREAALDAQFLVLASNLGKEKANELHSEMTTFDSVAFAEDLLTFMGINRIEIDENDSDSESTSGGYLPTSAWQKLGEEAEKYFRRAPSFHYMLGSFKSDPPVPRQRIERQKKAPGGEQKRAMPAQLKKMEESHQEATEKEVERILGLLQTHFKNDPSTPISFFDLVIDPNSFARTVENIFHVSFIIRDGFARLKLDDDKLPIIEPCKDNRGREDDHRSQARKQVVISLSYQEWKEIVETYEITEPMITPPCRRDEDEMEIP; the protein is encoded by the exons ATGTCGGAAGCGAATGGAAGCGGTGATTTCGCCTTGTCGCCGAGCTCAGGCTCGAGCCGGGGCGCGGAGCGAGGTCGCCTCTCGCAGCCGTCCACTTCGCGGAACGGCGCCGTGCCCAAGCGCAAGCCGACGCGGGTACCGAGCAGCCCGCACCTTCACGCCaccgaggaggaagaggagctggaggcagtggGCGAGCAGCTTCCGGCCGCCGACGATGAGCACAGGAGGAGAGTGATCCGGCATCAGTACCGGGAGCTCATCAGCAGCGTGCAGC AAAATCATGAGGATATGCTGAGTTCAAAAAGCAACAGACTCACAGAAGCTTTGGAAGAAGCCAACAAACTGTTCAGTGGAG TTTCCTGTGCACGAGAGGCTGCCCTGGATGCCCAGTTTCTTGTTTTAGCATCCAATCTAGGAAAGGAGAAGGCCAATGAGTTGCACTCTGAGATGACAACGTTTGATTCAGTAGCATTTGCAGAAGACTTG cTAACATTCATGGGGATAAATCGTATTGAAATAGACGAAAACGACAGTGATTCTGAAAGCACTTCAGGTGGCTATTTACCTACTAGTGCATGGCAAAAACTGggagaagaagcagaaaagtacTTCAGGAGAGCACCTTCTTTTCATTACAT GTTGGGATCTTTCAAGTCTGATCCTCCTGTACCAAGGCAGCGGattgagaggcagaaaaaggcTCCAGGTGGAGAACAAAAAAGAGCAATGCCTGCTCAG ttaaaaaaaatggaggagTCTCACCAGGaagctacagaaaaagaagtagaGAGGATCTTGGGATTATTGCAAACTCACTTTAAAAACGATC CCAGTACACCTATTTCCTTCTTCGATCTGGTGATCGATCCAAATTCTTTTGCCCGCACTGTGGAAAACATCTTTCATGTTTCCTTCATTATAAGG GATGGTTTTGCAAGATTAAAGCTGGATGACGATAAATTGCCAATAATAG AGCCTTGTAAAGAcaacaggggaagggaggaCGACCATAGGTCGCAGGCACGGAAACAGGTTGTCATATCTCTGAGCTATCAGGAATGGAAG GAGATTGTAGAAACATATGAAATAACAGAACCCATGATTACTCCTCCGTGTCGTAGAGATGAAGATGAAATGGAGATACCTTAA